The Oncorhynchus gorbuscha isolate QuinsamMale2020 ecotype Even-year linkage group LG04, OgorEven_v1.0, whole genome shotgun sequence genome includes the window ACAAAAATAATACTAAATAAATAAAGATCAAGAAACGTCTGCACTAATCTAGCTACGTTAGCTAATCAACAACCCAAACAGCACTAACAGTAATCCGAATGGAATCAATAAGCGTGTACACCGGATGAGTTTACACAAATTGTACTAAGAATGGTACTGGTATGAACAGCAGTAGATACGTTTGGCATGAGACATTCCCCAATCCCAGCAAGCAGTCGTTTTGCTGAGCAACTCCTGCTGTCCCGGCTGGTACTTCCAAAAAGTAAaacgaatatatatatatatatatatatatatatatatatatatatatatataaaaatatataaaaagttaCATGCAACCGAAAAAATGCCTTGTCTGGAAATAATCTATTGTTTATCTAAAGTATTGTTTTTTAGCAAGTGCGCATGCACCTCTAATGTACCTCCTGCGATATTATAAATGTAATTAGAATACACGAAGGCTTTTATAGAAATATTAAAATCACTGTAAAAACACTGTATTGTCTAGTTAATCTACTTACATTAAATATTATTGCATTCTGTGTAGAGCTAGTGAAACAACAGATTGATATGATGTTCATATGCTCAGTAGTGGAAAAAGTACGCAATTGTCATACATGAGTAAAAGTAAAGGtaccttaacagaaaatgactcaagtgaaagttacccagtaaaatactgcttggagtaaaagtctaaaagtatctggttttaaatgtacttaagtacagtggtAGACACAGttctcaattgtcatacttcagtaaaagtaaatgctatacatgaaattccttatattaagcaaaccagacggcaccatttgcATGTAATTTTTTTATTACAGACAGCGGCAAATCAAatgatatttgtcacatacacatggttccactacaactaccttatacacacaagtgtaaagggataaagaatatgtacataaagatatatgaatgagtgatggtacagaacggcataggcaagatacagtagatggtatcgagtacagtatatacatatgagatgagtatgtaaacaaagtggcatagttaaagtggctagtgatacatgtattacataaagatggcaagatgcagtagatgatagagtacagtatatacatatgagatgagtaatgcagggtatgtaaacattatattaagtggcattgtttcaagtggctagtgatacattttttacatacattttccattattaaagtggctggagttgagtcagtatgttgtcagcagccactcaatgttagtggtgtctgtttaacagtctgatggccttgagatagaagttgtttttcagtctctcggtcccagctttgatgcacctgtactgacctcgccttctggatgatagcggggtgaacaggcagtggctcgggtggttgttgtccttgatgatttttatggccttcctgtgacatcgggtggtataggtgtcctggggggcaggtagttttcccccggtgatgcgttgtgcagacctcactaacctctggagagccttacggttgtgggcggaacagttgccataccgggtggtgatacagcctgacaggatgctctcgattgtgcatctgtaaaaagtTTGAgcgcttttggtgacaagccaaatttcttcagcctcttgaggtagaagaggcgctgctgcgccttcttcaccacgctgtctgtgtgggtggaccaattcagtttgtccgtgatgtgtacgccgagaaacttaaaactttctaccctctccactactgtcccgtcgatgtggataggggggtgctccctctgctgtttcctgaagtccacgatcatctcctttgttttgttgacgttgagtgtgaggttattttcttgaCATCACAccctgagggccctcacctcctccctgttggccgtctcgtcgttgttggtaatcaagcctaccactgtagtgttgtccgcaaacttgatgattgagttggaggcgtgcatggccacgcagttgtgggtgaacagggagtacagaagagggctcagaacgcacccttgtggggccccagtgttgaggatcagcggggtggagatgttgttacctaccctcgccagctgggggcggcccgtcaggaagtccagtacccagttgcacagggcggggtcgagacccagggcctcgagcttgatgacgagtttggagggtactatggtgttaaatgctgagctgtagtcgatgaacagcattctcacataggtcttcctcttgtccagatgggttagggccgtgtgcagtgtggttgcgaatGTGTCGTCTGTgtacctattggggcggtaagcaaattggagtgggtctagtgtgtcaggtagggtggaggcgatatggtccttgactagtctctcaaagcacttcatgatgacggatgtgagtgctacggggcggtagtcgtttagctcagttaccttagctttcttgggaacaggaacaatggtggccctcttgaagcatgtgggaacagcagaccgggataaggattgattgaatatgtctgtaaacacaccagccagctggtctgcgcatgctctgaggacgcagctggggatgccgtctgggcctgctgccttgcgagggttaatacattgaaatgttttactcacgtcggctgcagtgaaggagagtccgcaggttttggcagcgggccgtgtcagtggcactgtattgtcctcaaagcgagcaaagaagttattcAGTCTGTCtgagagcaagacatcctggtctgcgaCGGGGttggttttatttttgtaatcggtgattgactgtagagcctgccacatacctcttgtgtctgagccgttgaattgcgactctactttgtctctatactgacacttagcttgtttgattgccttgcggagggattagctgcactgtttgtattatgtcatgttaccggtcaccttgccctggttaaaagcagtggttcacgctttcagttttgcgcgaatgctgccatcaatccacggtttctggtttgggaatgttttaatagttgctgtgggtacaacatcaccaatgcacttgctaatgaATGAACTCGCGACAAAATGGGGTCGTGGTCCGCTTTTCCGAAAGGAGtgcaggggagggccttatatgcgtcgcggaagttagaataacaatgatccagggttttaccagccctggtagcacaatcgatatgatgatagaatttagggagtcttgttttcagattagccttgttaaaatccctagctacaatgaatgcagcctcagggtatgtgatttccagtttacatagagtcaaataaagtttgttcagggccatcgatgtgtctgcttggggggggggaatatatgcggctgtgattataatcgaagagaattctcttggtagataatgcggtcgacatttgattgtaaggaattctaaatcaggtgaacagaaggacttgagttcctgtatgttgttgggatcacaccatgtctctttaatcataaggcatacccccccccccccccccgtccctcTTCTTatcagaaagatgcttgtttctgtctgcgcgatgcgtgaagaaaccagctggctgtaccgactccgatagcatgtcttgagtgagccatgtttccttgaagcaaagaacgttacagtctctgatgtctctctggaatgctacccttgctcggatttcatcaaccttgttgtcaagagactggacattggcgagtagtatgctctgGAATGGTGcatgatgtgcccgtctccggagcctgaccagaagaccgcttcgtctgccccttttacggcgACATTGGTTTGGTTCActggctgggatccgatccattgtcctgggtggtgggcaaaacacaggatccgcttcgggaaagtcgtattcctggtcgtaatgatggtgagttgacgttgctcttatattcagtagttcctcctgactatgtaatgaaacctaagattacctggggtaccaatgtaagaaataacacttaaaaaaacaaaatactgcatagtttcctaggaacgtgaagtgaggcggccatctctgtcggcacacttcaacaatcagacatcatttgctaacacagtatttgtgtttcgtgagtccgcaagatcagaggcagtagggacgacaaCGCGTTATATTGACGGGAGCCATCATTCTGTCCTGCtttagcattcaaaatgtaacgagtacttttaggtgtcagggaaaatgtaaggagtaaaaagtacataattttctttaggaatgtagtggagtaaaagtagaagttgtcaaatataaatggtaaagtacagataccccaagaaaactacttaagtagtactaaaagtatttttacttaagtactttacaccactgcatatgCTGTGATAAAATCAATTACCTTTCCTGCTGCTGGATCAGCCGACCTGTGCAAGGCAGCAGAAAGGAAGGGGTGAACCTCTTGCCAAAATCTGTCTAAAATAAGCCTAATGTGttttctatgggcttattttggacctaagTTTGTTGCCCGCCTTTGGGACAATGACTCATGTTTAGATTGGAGACATGATCATCtcattatatatacacatctcTCTAATAAGCCAGATAGCCTCGGTTGCCTCAACATGACAATATTTGTAAAGCCTCACGAGACAGATAATTTCTGCATTATATATTATTTCAACAGGCAGATGAGTCAACAGAGGAAACCCCAGCAACGAAACCCATAGTTGGGATCATCTATCCACCTCCTGAGGTCCGAAACATCGTCGACAAGACTGCCAGTTTTGTAGCCAGGTTGGTTTTTCAGTCTCATTCTCAGTCGTGTTTTTATAAAATTGTATGACATCATATTGCAATGGTCACGCATCCTTTTCCTTCCATTAATTCTCAGGAATGGACCAGAGTTCGAGGCAAGGATCCGTCAGAATGAGATCAACAACCCAAAGTTCAACTTCCTGAACCCCAACGACCCATACCATGCTTACTACCGCCACAAAGTCAATGAATTCAAGGAGGGCAAGGGCCAGGAGCCGTCTGCGGCCGTACCAAAGGTCATGCAGCAGCAGGCCCTGCAGAACTCACAGCAGCTTCCTCAAAAGGTGTGCCTTCCTAGGCATTCGCTGTTTTTTTATCTATCAATTTATAAATCACTGATTTGTCATTTGTTCACTGTAAAGTGTAAGACATGATTGATGCCTAAAAAGAGCTATTCTAAGTTATGGTTTCCTTTACCGGTAGGTGCAGGCCCAGGTGATTCATGAGACAGTGGTGCCAAAGGAGCCTCCACCTGAGTTTGAGTTCATTGCTGACCCTCCTTCAATCTCGGCATTCGACCTGGATGTTGTCAAGCTGACCGCCCAGTTTGTTGCTCGCAACGGGCGCCAGTTCCTCACACAGCTCATGCAGAAAGAACAGCGAAACTACCAGTTTGACTTCCTGCGACCTCAACACAGCCTCTTCAACTACTTCACCAAGCTGGTGGAGCAGTACACTAAGGTACAGCGTCATACCAATTATTCTTGATTGTGGCATATATCTTGttgaaatatataaaataaaaaaatgtaacctttatttaactaggcaagtcggttaagaacaaattcctattttcaatgacggcctaggaacagtgggttaactgccttgttcaggggcagaacgacagatttttaccttgtcagctcgggtattcGATCTTGCACCCTTTCGgatacaagtccaacgctctaaccactaggctacctgccgcccatcatATAATAATTTGGCTTGTTTGTAGGATAACATGTCTTCAGCTGGTTGTGTTGTGATGCCAACCTGTGTTTGTCTTGGGTCATTTCCCACCTAGATTCTGATCCCTCCCAAGGGACTTCTGATAAAGCTGAAAAGAGAGTCTGAGAACCCCAGGGAGGTGCTGGACCAGGTATGTCCCTGAAGCTTTGATGTCGGGTTTGCCCACCATAAGCTCTTGAAATGGCCATAGTCTATAATGCCATACATTAACAGTTTATCACCTGGCTTTACCAACAGGTGAGGTACCGTGTTGAATGGGCGAAGTTCCAGGAGCGTgaaaggaagaaggaggaggaggagcgggagAAAGAACGTGTGTCCTACGCCCAAATTGACTGGCATGACTTTGTAGTGGTGGAGACCGTGGACTTTCAGCCTAATGAACAAGGTAGAGAAATTAACTGTCAGCCAGACAAATTAATATGAATAGATAGTTCATTTTCGGTTCCTGAGCGATTGTTTTCCACCGCCTGTGTCACTAGTTTTGTAATGATGGTGTTATGACTTGTGTTCCAACAGGCCACTTCCCCCCACCAACAACACCCGAGGAGCTGGGAGCTCGCATCCTGACCCAGGAGCGTTATGACAagtttggagagagtgaggaggtggagatggaggttgaaagtgaggatgaggaggacgaTGAGCGGGAGGACCGGGATGATGGGCGTCCCACACAGCCTGATCAGGACACACAGCTGCAAGACATGGATGAGGTTAGTAGACAGACCTGTTTcagtatacacacacaacagtaGGATGTCATTAACTTATTAGCTTATTACTCCTTAACAGAGTTACTGATTGAACATGAATGTAATATTACTATTATTGGGAAATAGTGTAATCAATGTAGAGTCACATGAGTCTTTGATGCCTTCTGCCCAGGGTTCTGATGACGAGGAAGATGGCAAGGCACCATTGCCCCCAGACAACCCCATGCCACCCCCACTGCCCCCTACTCCAGACCAGGTCATTATCCGCAAGGACTATGACCCCAAAGGTGAGAGAGATTCCATCATCAGAAGCTTAAACACCCCTTATGCTAGATGTTTTAATATCATGTATGACAATAAAGGTCAAGAAAATACATGCATGTTCTTCATTTGCCCTTacatttgatacatttttcatgcCCTGTAGCCTCCAAGCCACAGCCTCCAGCCAAGACTCTGGATGAGTACCTCATCTCTCCCATCACGGGTGAGAGGATCCAAGCCAGTAAGATGCAGGAGCACATGCGCATTGGGCTACTGGATCCCCGCTGGCTGGAGCAGAGGGACCGGGGCATC containing:
- the LOC124034388 gene encoding splicing factor 3A subunit 1-like isoform X2, which produces MMCPSPEPDQKTASSAPFTATLVWFTGWDPIHCPGWWAKHRIRFGKVVFLVVMMADESTEETPATKPIVGIIYPPPEVRNIVDKTASFVARNGPEFEARIRQNEINNPKFNFLNPNDPYHAYYRHKVNEFKEGKGQEPSAAVPKVMQQQALQNSQQLPQKAQVIHETVVPKEPPPEFEFIADPPSISAFDLDVVKLTAQFVARNGRQFLTQLMQKEQRNYQFDFLRPQHSLFNYFTKLVEQYTKILIPPKGLLIKLKRESENPREVLDQVRYRVEWAKFQERERKKEEEEREKERVSYAQIDWHDFVVVETVDFQPNEQGHFPPPTTPEELGARILTQERYDKFGESEEVEMEVESEDEEDDEREDRDDGRPTQPDQDTQLQDMDEGSDDEEDGKAPLPPDNPMPPPLPPTPDQVIIRKDYDPKASKPQPPAKTLDEYLISPITGERIQASKMQEHMRIGLLDPRWLEQRDRGIRERQIEDEVYAPGMDIESSLKQLAERRTDIFGVEETAIGKKIGEEEIQKPEEKVTWDGHSGSMARTQQAAQANITLQEQIEAIHKAKGLVQEDESKEKIGPSKPELYHHHHQSPLISSAPLLPKPSPPMNTMARAPPSMLPPVRTTLLSAVPVIPRPPMAPVQMRLAPGQVLTPMPPMMHAPRINVVPMPQPPHMMAPRPPPMVVPTSFVPAPPVPQPPRPDPQPPSHPPPRHDDEPVTKKMKTEDNLIPEEDFLRIYKGSVSVKVQVPNMQDKTEWKLSGQALNFTVPLTDQVSVIKVKIHEATGMPAGKQKLQYEGIFIKDSNSLAYYNMNNGSVIHLALKERGGRKK
- the LOC124034388 gene encoding splicing factor 3A subunit 1-like isoform X1, which encodes MMCPSPEPDQKTASSAPFTATLVWFTGWDPIHCPGWWAKHRIRFGKVVFLVVMMADESTEETPATKPIVGIIYPPPEVRNIVDKTASFVARNGPEFEARIRQNEINNPKFNFLNPNDPYHAYYRHKVNEFKEGKGQEPSAAVPKVMQQQALQNSQQLPQKVQAQVIHETVVPKEPPPEFEFIADPPSISAFDLDVVKLTAQFVARNGRQFLTQLMQKEQRNYQFDFLRPQHSLFNYFTKLVEQYTKILIPPKGLLIKLKRESENPREVLDQVRYRVEWAKFQERERKKEEEEREKERVSYAQIDWHDFVVVETVDFQPNEQGHFPPPTTPEELGARILTQERYDKFGESEEVEMEVESEDEEDDEREDRDDGRPTQPDQDTQLQDMDEGSDDEEDGKAPLPPDNPMPPPLPPTPDQVIIRKDYDPKASKPQPPAKTLDEYLISPITGERIQASKMQEHMRIGLLDPRWLEQRDRGIRERQIEDEVYAPGMDIESSLKQLAERRTDIFGVEETAIGKKIGEEEIQKPEEKVTWDGHSGSMARTQQAAQANITLQEQIEAIHKAKGLVQEDESKEKIGPSKPELYHHHHQSPLISSAPLLPKPSPPMNTMARAPPSMLPPVRTTLLSAVPVIPRPPMAPVQMRLAPGQVLTPMPPMMHAPRINVVPMPQPPHMMAPRPPPMVVPTSFVPAPPVPQPPRPDPQPPSHPPPRHDDEPVTKKMKTEDNLIPEEDFLRIYKGSVSVKVQVPNMQDKTEWKLSGQALNFTVPLTDQVSVIKVKIHEATGMPAGKQKLQYEGIFIKDSNSLAYYNMNNGSVIHLALKERGGRKK
- the LOC124034388 gene encoding splicing factor 3A subunit 1-like isoform X3; protein product: MPPGPVQIVQLEPNNRADESTEETPATKPIVGIIYPPPEVRNIVDKTASFVARNGPEFEARIRQNEINNPKFNFLNPNDPYHAYYRHKVNEFKEGKGQEPSAAVPKVMQQQALQNSQQLPQKVQAQVIHETVVPKEPPPEFEFIADPPSISAFDLDVVKLTAQFVARNGRQFLTQLMQKEQRNYQFDFLRPQHSLFNYFTKLVEQYTKILIPPKGLLIKLKRESENPREVLDQVRYRVEWAKFQERERKKEEEEREKERVSYAQIDWHDFVVVETVDFQPNEQGHFPPPTTPEELGARILTQERYDKFGESEEVEMEVESEDEEDDEREDRDDGRPTQPDQDTQLQDMDEGSDDEEDGKAPLPPDNPMPPPLPPTPDQVIIRKDYDPKASKPQPPAKTLDEYLISPITGERIQASKMQEHMRIGLLDPRWLEQRDRGIRERQIEDEVYAPGMDIESSLKQLAERRTDIFGVEETAIGKKIGEEEIQKPEEKVTWDGHSGSMARTQQAAQANITLQEQIEAIHKAKGLVQEDESKEKIGPSKPELYHHHHQSPLISSAPLLPKPSPPMNTMARAPPSMLPPVRTTLLSAVPVIPRPPMAPVQMRLAPGQVLTPMPPMMHAPRINVVPMPQPPHMMAPRPPPMVVPTSFVPAPPVPQPPRPDPQPPSHPPPRHDDEPVTKKMKTEDNLIPEEDFLRIYKGSVSVKVQVPNMQDKTEWKLSGQALNFTVPLTDQVSVIKVKIHEATGMPAGKQKLQYEGIFIKDSNSLAYYNMNNGSVIHLALKERGGRKK